From Melopsittacus undulatus isolate bMelUnd1 chromosome 19, bMelUnd1.mat.Z, whole genome shotgun sequence, a single genomic window includes:
- the SLC39A3 gene encoding zinc transporter ZIP3, which yields MKIVVAKVLCLLGICVLMLVGSLLPVKIIEADYEKAHRSKKVLALCNSFGGGVFLATCFNALLPAVREKLNEVLRQGNVTTDYPVAETIMMVGFFVTVFVEQLILTFQKEKPSFIDLETFNAGSDVGSDSEYESPFIASSRGRPLYSEHSHHSHGLNIRELSRSSPIRLIGLGFALCTHSIFEGLALGLQEEGGKLMSLFLGVAIHETLVAVALGISMAKSSLPLKDAVKMSVTVSLMIPLGISIGMGIESTQNAASSITSLLLQGIAGGTFLFITFFEILAKELEEKNNRLLKVLFLVLGYAALAGLVFFKW from the exons ATGAAGATCGTGGTGGCCAAAGTGCTGTGTCTCCTGGGCATCTGTGTCCTCATGCTGGTGGGGTCCCTCCTTCCTGTCAAGATAATCGAGGCTGATTACGAGAAAGCTCATCGCTCCAAGAAGGTTCTTGCCCTCTGCAATTCTTTTGGAGGAGGAGTTTTCCTGGCCACGTGCTTCAATGCTTTGCTGCCTGCTGTGAGAGAAAAG ctcaaTGAAGTTCTTCGGCAGGGGAACGTGACCACTGACTACCCGGTGGCTGAGACCATCATGATGGTTGGCTTCTTTGTGACGGTCTTTGTGGAGCAGCTCATCTTGactttccagaaggaaaaacctTCCTTCATTGATTTGGAGACCTTCAATGCTGGTTCGGATGTCGGGAGTGACTCTGAATACGAGAGTCCCTTCATCGCATCTTCCCGCGGGCGCCCCTTGTACAGTGAGCACAGTCACCACTCGCATGGCCTGAACATCAGGGAGCTGTCCCGTTCCAGCCCCATACGGCTCATTGGGCTGGGGTTTGCTTTGTGTACACACTCCATCTTCGAGGGACTGGCCCTGGGCTTGCAAGAGGAGGGTGGCAAACTCATGAGCTTGTTCCTAGGAGTTGCCATTCATGAGACGCTGGTGGCAGTGGCATTGGGCATCAGCATGGCTAAGAGCTCGTTGCCACTGAAGGATGCTGTGAAGATGTCTGTGACAGTGAGCCTGATGATTCCTCTGGGCATTAGCATTGGGATGGGGATTGAGAGCACCCAAAATGCAGCCAGCAGCATtacttccctgctcctgcaagGCATCGCAGGGGGCACTTTCTTGTTCATCACCTTCTTTGAGATCCTTGCAAAGGAGCTGGAAGAGAAGAACAACCGCCTCTTGAAGGTTCTGTTCCTGGTGCTGGGCTATGCAGCTCTGGCTGGGCTGGTCTTCTTCAAGTGGTGA